One Magnolia sinica isolate HGM2019 chromosome 2, MsV1, whole genome shotgun sequence genomic window, ctcgtcctcaagttaTTGGTTGGATTCAGTTCATGATACTCATATAGGTCCACGACGTTGAATGTGGATGAGATTTCCATATCTTCAGGAAGATTAGCCACATatgcattgtcattgatcttacaGAGGATGGGCACTagtccaatcttcttgttcttcagctTATTGTACGTCTCGGTCAGAAATCTCTATTTGCGCAAATGAACCATTACGTTGTCGCCCACATTAAATACCTTAAAACACTGATGCGTGTAAGCCTTCACCTTGTACCTATCGTTAGATGCCTTCTACTGGTCGTGAGGATCAAAGTGCACTCTTATGATTTGGCCTACCATATGTTCTGCGAAAATGCTCATGTTCGGGAATTTGGGCAAAGGAACCAAATCAAGGGCGTGTCGAGATACTCGTCTATACATAACTTCAAATGGGGACTTGCCGGTGGAACTGTTCAGCATATTATTAAAAGTGAAATTTGCCTAAGCAAAGGCCAAATCTCACTGTTTGGGTTTATCACCTAAAATGTATCGTATAAGGTTTCCAAGTGTATGATTTACTACCTTGGTCTATCCATCAGTCTGCGATGATACGCACTGCTAAACTATAACTGTGTCAAATCGTCACCACAAAGTCCTCCAAAAAATGACTGAGGAACTTAGTATCAcgatatgaggtgatggatttTAGGACCCTATGTAGTTGAATAACTTCTTAGAAAAACATATTTGCAACATACATAATGTTGAGAGTTTTCTTGTATGGTATGAAATGGACGATCTTGAAAAATTCATCAACCACAACGAAGTTAGAATCCACACCATATTGGGTTCGTGGGAGTCCTAACACAAAGTCCATAAACAAATCCTCCCAAGGATCGTCAGGGACAGGTAATGGAGTGTATAGTCCCGTATTTTGTGATTGCCCCTTGGATGCGTGACACGTGTGACACAACTGCAATGCCCTTCCCACATCTCATTTGAGTTGTGGCCAATAATAACATTCTTCAAGGAAAGCTATTGTCTCGTACCGCTCATGATGATCGCTGAAGCCACTTCCATGTAGCTTTTGGATGATATGATCTCGTAATGAACTCCGTGGAATACATAATTGATTTCCTTTGAAGAGGATTACATCTTGAATGTGGAGGCCGATGGGTTGGCCTTCTTAGCATCTAATTTACGCATACTTGAAGTCATCGTCGCCAACATATAGGTTTTTAAAGCATTCAAACCaaacaacctcattgctcatggtgatTAACAAGGTTGTATGTTGGCTAAGAGTGTCAACCACTTTGTTTTGTTACCCAAACTTATGCTTTAGCACAAATGTGAATTCCTACAAGAATAaaatccacctagcatgcacatCATTTATGCTAGTTTaattattaatgaatttgagagcaaGATGGTCTGTGTAAAGAATGAATTCCCTCTTAATGAAGTAATGTTGACAATGTCGACATACAATTCGAGCTCATATGTCTACCACTTTTCGCGTGCATCATTAAGCTTTTtactgtagaaggctactggcctACTTTCTTGTAATAAAACTCTCACAATTTTGACATATGAAGCATTACATTTGAcctcaaatagtttgtcgaagcTAGGGAGTACAAGAACTGTGGTTGTGGATAGTCCGTGCTTGATTTTAGCAAAGTTCCTATCAGTTTCGTTAGTCCACTGAAATGGTCCCTTATTCATACAATCTATAATTTGTGACATAATGGTACTGAAATTCTCCACAAACTGGCGATAAAATttcgtcaacccgtgaaaacttcGTACTTCATGAATGTTTATAGGAACTGACCATTCCTTGATGGCTCTCACCTTTTCACTATTCACCCGGATGCCTGTGTACGTCACGACAAAGCTCAAAAATAATAGGCTAtcggtcaaaaaaaaaaaaggcactcaACAATTATGTGGAGGTTTGCTAAGCCGATGGGCATATATATGTGTTAGTGTAGCATATGAGTcatagatccaaaccattaatcaagTTGGTCCAATGGTGTAGATTAAGTGATCTAAAAATAGGTCAGTCAACTCAATGGTGTTCCATGCTCAAAAAGACTTGGATACGTTTTCTTGGCGTTCTACTTGTTTCCCAAgtgtgacccatctgatgaaCTAGCCAAAAGCACTTGTGGATGAGTTGAAGGATTACTTGGATCTTGTGGTATGCAGATGGTCTCCCATATCAAAAAGcctttgaaaattaaaaaattacagGTCTTAAAAAGTGTGTGGAAGTAATAACATTGACAAAGGTAGTTCTAAACGCTCAACAGATGTGTGTATTAGTACGACAATAACGTAGAGTCCACTCCTTGTGGAGCCCATTTGTTGTGTGTATGAAACAGCTAACTCATTATTACGCTGGGACACCGttaaaatcaggcaaatccaatcATGTAACGCGTGCACTACCATACAAAACAATGGACAACTGCCCAATGTCCTCAAATTACACATTAGGATGCACCAGATGGGCCAGCCTGACTTATGGGAGCATCATATCATGTGGGGCAACCTTGGTGGAAGAATTAGATGCCATAGTCCTACTACAACAGTAGGCCCTACACTAATTTTTAAGGCTCGAGGCCCAATGGGAAGCCAACTCACTAGCCTTGAAGAGTTACAACCGAGTTCCATTCACTAATGATTTTCCTAATGACCTGGCCCAAAATCCTGTTTTGAGTTactgatttggcccatttttgAGGAGTCCCATCCATCAGCGATGTTCTTGGTGAGTTGGCTCGAAATCCTGGTATACCGACCTATTGATTGGATTGACCTGTAGGATAGGTTAGATGACATACACACACGGCTTAGTCCCACGACAACTTGACTTTTTATTCTATGAGACCATTCATGCTAGTTTAATTATAAGTACAGATATAAGGTGGTTTAttattagaaactttctttttaaaaaaaatttattgcaTGGCATTCATAATTGATTTAGTATATGGTTGCAGGGACTTTCCTTATTAACTATGTCAGTGGCGATGGTGATTCCTCTTCAAGTTCGGGAATTGCTCTTTTTCATTTCCCTGTATATGGTGGGCATAGGACAAGGAGGACATAAACCATGCGTGCAAGCATTTGGAGCGGATCAATTCGATGAAGATAGCGCCGAAGGGAGAAAAGCCAAGAATTCTTTCTTCAATTGGTGGTATTTTGGGATTTGCAGTAGTGCGGGCGCAGGAACGCTTATTGTAACTAATATTCAAGACAATGTGGGTTGGGCTATCGGCTTCGGGATTCCCACGATTGCTATGGTGTTtgctcttttcctctttctctttggATCGAACACATACACCCATATAGTTCCAAGTGGGCAGAGCCCATTGACTGGAGTTCCCAAAGTCATTGTTGCTGCAGCCCGTAAGTGGCATCTTCCATCAAGAAATGATAATCCAGATGAGGGCGGATGTGTGCCTGTGGCTAAGGAAGTTATTTCTCAGACCAATCAATTCAAGTAAGTGAATCCTATCCTTTCAAGCTTGTTAAGAGATGGGACCAATCAATTCCTCTCACCTCAGAAgaattgggaatttttagaagctcaTTTTTTGAAATGCTTGATAAGATTCTCACCCAACAATGTTAAGGGTATGAGCTGGTCGACTCTCAGTATACACTGTGCACACAGACTTTTCGCTGACGATAATGACACATAAAATGCTGTTAGCATTCTCAAGTAGTAATTACCAATTTGAATATTGCAGATTCTTGGACAAGGCTACCATTGTAGATGACTTAGATGCATCTTGTTGTCAAAATAGCTGGAGGTTATGCACCCAAGCACAGGTCGAAGAAACAAAACAGATCATGCGCCTTGTACCCATCTGGGCTTGTTGCTTAATGTTTGCAGTTGTGTTCGCACAGCCTGGTACATTTTTCACCAAGCAATGTAGCACCATGAACAGGAAGATCTGGTCCTCCTTTGAGGTCTCTCCTGCGTCCCTCCTAGTTTCTTCAAGCCTAACAATTGTTGCATTCGTCCCCATCTATGATCGAATCCTCGTGCCAACCACAAGAAGACTTACTGGAATCCCGTCCGGCCTAATGACGCTCCGAAGGATTGGAATCGGGATTTTTCTCTCGGTGACTTCCATGGTTGTAGCAGCATTGGTAGAGATGAGAAGACTTAAAATTGCTAGAGAATATGGGCCATTCGATCACCCGAATGCAACCGTTCCTATGAGTGTATGGTGGTTGCTACCACAGTACATAATTTACGGACTCGCGGACGTGTTCACCATGGTAGGcttgcaggaatttttttatgatCAGATGCCAGATGGGATGCGGAGCATCGGAGCTGCAGCTTATCTTAGCATCGTGGGCACCGGAAGCTTCCTGAGCAGTGTTATTATTTCATTGATCCAAGGTATAAAACCGGAGTGGTTAACCAACGATCTTAATAATTCGCATTTAGATTACTACTATTGGCTTCTTGCAGGTTTGAGTGCTTTGTGGTTATGTTTTTATATTTGTGCAGCCAAACGCTTTGTTTACAAGCAAACCTATTATGGCCTTCCATAGCATGCATTGGTTGGTTGGGTATGGTTTGCTTTTCTGTTTATGAGATGGCTcctaagaaaaataagaaatcctTAATATCTAAATTCATCTTCCAAATGCAAATTTTTTTTGGCTATATTCGGTAGACCGAATTGATCGATGTAGCTTCACTCGAGCACACTTTTGAGTCTGCCGATTTGGACAGTTTGTTTTCTAGCGGCTCGAAATATATATGGCATATCTTATTATGTTCAAATTAAGCTCGTAAGGCTAATGGATAATCACAAAAGGTTTTCCTATTAAGACAAGAATCATCTAAAGTTTCAAGGGTTGTTTTGAGTCAAGCTTAGAGTCATCAAGGTATCTCATTTGTCTATTCCTCACTTCCTTGGTGCTCTAGTCATCATGTGCCTTCAGTCTTCAACTTCCAAAGGCTTCACCGACTCCTTACACATAAACGCACATGATTGAAAAACAAGGTGCGCAAATAAGTAGATCGAAATAGAAGGTTGATAACCCCAAGTGCAGATATGCAATGTAGTTTTAACTCAATGAGATGGAAATCGAATCCATTAGGAGATTGGTGAGAACATAGCTAGAATTAGTCTAAAGCTAACTGCTTGTTTGGATTTTTTAATCCAGCGAagtaaaatgagtttttaaacaaataataaaatactAAGGATGTAGCAATCCATTTATAACAATCACAATATTTAATTCATTGATTCAATCCTTATAACTTAATTCGAATTGAAATCATAtcatatccaattagaagataataCTATTAAACCAATTATGAACACTAATAAAATAGTAATTCAATTGAACGATTCTCTCATGAGGCACTTAGATCTAAATTGTAGGGAATCAAAAGCATCTATTGTAGCCAAGCTTcataatagatcaatcaattatacagattaattCATTCTCTAATCGAGCAAAGTAATTactgttaaatcaaagcattcattgtcaCCGTAGTTTACAACAAATcaagaaataaacaactcaaagttTTAAAGTAGAATCCAAACCAATTCAATCTGATATCATTATTTAAACCATTATtatttaatcaaataaattaaatattataaCTAAATACAAAATTCATCTCtaagccttagctaagagattagcctaacatggctaacattttagaacaaaagaaaatataaaaataaactagaactaaaaattgaagaagaagaaaattagaTCCGTAAAAGCTTCCCCACCTCTGGGACTCTCTCAAGCCCTAATTCATTCTTAGAATAGCTTAAAACacccatttaaataggaaaatttcgTATCATCTTTGAACTGACTTTAAATTCACGTACTTTTGCTATGCTTCGGTTGCACCAACAATGACCTTCAGTTGCACGGAACATCACTTCG contains:
- the LOC131237480 gene encoding protein NRT1/ PTR FAMILY 5.10-like translates to MPTSACSNSTALSKSYNRINHSVAKSLSEQVEEMDGSQTSPLLSGLEDQCEEDRKVERKPTGGWRSAIYIIGVEVAERFAYYGISANLIMYLTIVLNESTVSAAKKVNTWSGVAALLPLLGAFIADSYLGRYRTILISSLIYLLGLSLLTMSVAMVIPLQVRELLFFISLYMVGIGQGGHKPCVQAFGADQFDEDSAEGRKAKNSFFNWWYFGICSSAGAGTLIVTNIQDNVGWAIGFGIPTIAMVFALFLFLFGSNTYTHIVPSGQSPLTGVPKVIVAAARKWHLPSRNDNPDEGGCVPVAKEVISQTNQFKFLDKATIVDDLDASCCQNSWRLCTQAQVEETKQIMRLVPIWACCLMFAVVFAQPGTFFTKQCSTMNRKIWSSFEVSPASLLVSSSLTIVAFVPIYDRILVPTTRRLTGIPSGLMTLRRIGIGIFLSVTSMVVAALVEMRRLKIAREYGPFDHPNATVPMSVWWLLPQYIIYGLADVFTMVGLQEFFYDQMPDGMRSIGAAAYLSIVGTGSFLSSVIISLIQGIKPEWLTNDLNNSHLDYYYWLLAGLSALWLCFYICAAKRFVYKQTYYGLP